The genomic stretch GTGACCACGCTGACCAAGCGCATGGCCGAGCAGCTGACCGAGTTCCTGTCAGAGAACGGCATCAAGGTCCGCTACCTGCATTCGGACATCGATACCGTGGAGCGCGTGGAGATCATCCGTGACCTGCGTCTGGGGACGTTCGATGTGCTGGTCGGGATCAACCTGCTGCGCGAGGGCCTGGATATTCCCGAAGTGTCGCTCGTGGCGATCCTGGATGCGGACAAGGAAGGCTTCCTCCGCGCCGAGCGTTCGCTTATCCAGACGATCGGCCGCGCCGCGCGGAACGTGAACGGGACCGCCATTCTCTATGCGGATCGCATGACCGATTCGATGAAGAAGGCGATCGACGAAACCGAGCGCCGCCGCGCCAAGCAGATCGCCCACAACGAGGCGCATGGCATTACGCCGCGCGGCGTGGTCAAGCGCATCAAGGACATCATCGACGGTGTGTACAACGTCGACGATGCGCGCGCCGAGCTGAAGGCCGCGCAAGACGCCGCCAAGTACGAAGACATGAGCGAGAAGCAGGCGTCCAAGGAAATCAAGCGCCTGGAAAAACAGATGCTCGACCACGCCAAGAACCTCGAATTCGAAAAGGCGGCAGCGGTGCGCGATCAGCTTGCCAAGCTCAAGTCGCAGCTCTTTGGGGCGAGCGGCGAAGACCATATCGTTCCGGCCGCCTGAACCGCGCGGCCGTCGCTTGACACCTCGCTACCTCGTGCCGGGTAGCGGAGGTTGCTGTTGACACCATTTCGGATCAAATTCGGGCGGCGGTCGCGTCGTCTGACCGGGAAGCCGGCATCTGCGGCAGCGCGTGGCTGCGCGCGTCTGCCCTCAAGGGAGTTCGATGTTCAAATTTTTGCTTAGCCCGTGGCGCAAGTGGCGCGATTCCCGGCACGCCAGCCACCAACTCGATGCCATCCTGGCGCAGTTCGAGCCCACGCGCAGTCTCGCCGAACGCAATGAATGGCTCATCGAGCTGGCTTACTGGTTGCGCCGGGCGGACCGGCCAGCGGGGGCCGCATCGGAGTCCTGGCGTTATGCCCGCCTGCGTTATCTCCTGCAGGTGCTGGAAAACAATCCCGCCCTGGCAGAGCGTGTCGGGCGGACACTGCGTAGCATCGTGCAAGACAATGATCCGGTGTCGCTGCTGTGCGATACGGGGTTGTCCTCACGCTCCGGTTTCTGGAGCGAGTTGCTCGACCGCTGGCAGGCGCGTCTGCTGCCGCCCGCACCGAATCAGCCGCAGCTGGCGACATTGTTCGCGCTCATGTTTGTCGGGCCGACCGATGCGCAGTGGGTGGATGGCCTGGACGACGAACTGGTCGCGCGCCTCCACGCGCTGTTCCGCGCGGGGATGACCGCTGACGAGCTTGCAGCGGGCCAGACACGGTTGGAGCGCAGCCTCGGCATCGGTATCCAGATCCTGATCAGCCAGGTACGCGCGGCGGGGCTGTCGCGGGGCATCCGCAGCCGCATGGACCATGCGGAAATCACCGACTCTCCGTTCTATCTGCTGGCCGATGCGGCCAACGCGATCTTCCTGGAGCGACCCAACGCGGAGCTGGCAAGCCCCGAGCGGTTTCTGCAGGAACTGAACTATTTCCGCGCGGTGCTGGACCGTTGCCGCACGGCGACGGCCAGCGTGTATCAGCATCTGGACGAGAACGGCGTCTCGGTGGAGGTCGTGTTCCAGGTCGAGCGCATGAAGGCGTGGCTGGGCCGCATCGATTTGCTGCTGACGGCGTGGGCCGACGCCAAAGGCTCGCGCCGCTTCGTGCATATGACGGCCGAATTGGTATCGGCGAGCCAGCATCGCCGCAGCGTGGGGTATCTGATCCGCTCCACGTTTGCCGATCTGGCACGCAAGGTGGTCGAGCGGTCTGCCCAGAGCGGCGAGCACTACATTACGCGCGACAGCAAGGAATACGGCGCGATGGTCAAGGCGGCGGCCGGTGGCGGCGTCATCACGGCAGCGACGGTCTACATCAAGTTCTTGATCACGGGAGCGCATCTGTCGCGCTTTACCGAAGGGCTGTTCGCGTCGATCAACTATGCGGTCAGCTTTCTCGGCATCCATTTCGCGCATTTCACGCTGGCGACCAAGCAGCCTGCCATGACGGCGCCCGCACTGGCGCACCGGCTCGACCAGGTGGGCCGTCCGGAAGGGCTGGACCGCTTTGTCGACGACACCGTCGCCATGATCCGCTCCAACGCGGCAGCGATTGCGGGCAACCTCGTGGCGGTGGCGCCGGTGGCCTTTCTGGTGCAGTGGTTGGCCGGGCGGTTCTTCCATGCGGACCTGATTTCGGCCGCAAAAGCGATGGCGACCATCGATTCGTTTTCCATTCTTGGCCCGACGCCGCTGTATGCCATCTTCACAGGCGTTTTGCTGTGGGCGTCAAGCCTGGCCGCGGGTTGGGCCGACAACTGGTTTGCGCTGCACCGTGTGCACGACGTGATTGCCTACCACAGGCGCCTGCGTTTCATGGTCGGCCCGCAGGGGGCGCAACGCATTGCCAGCTTCTGGAAGCGCAATCTGTCGGGCATCGTGGCCAATGTGTCGCTGGGCTTCATGCTCGGGCTGGGCCCAGAAATCCTGTCGTTTTTCGGCCCGCATATGGAAGTGCGTCACGTCACGCTGTCAACCGGCGCGGTGGCTACCGCCGTGGGCGTGCTGGGGCCGAGCGTGATGCATACCACTGCGTTCTGGCTGGCCGTGGCCGGCATCGCGCTGATGGGCGTACTGAATGTGCTGGTGTCGTTCGCGCTGGCGTTCAATATGGCGATGCGCTCGCGCAACCTGCGTGGGGTCGATCGCAAGCGCGTGACGGGCGCCGTGTGGCGCCGCATCCTGCGGGATCCGTTGTGCCTGCTCGTGCCGCGCCCCCCGACTGCGAGCACACCCCCGAGCACCAGCACGCCGGTCTAGTGAGGTGCGGGCGCGGCCGGTGCGCCCAACTCGCTGCGGAACGGAATGGACGGCTGCGCGCCAAGCCGCGTGACCGACACGGCCGCCGCAGCTTGCCCAAACGCGATGGCGGCACTGGGCGCTGCGCCCTCTGCCAGAACCGCAGCCAATGCGCCCACAAACGTATCGCCGGCAGCGGTGGTGTCGATGGCTTGTGCAACGGGGGCAGGCATCAGTTGGCCCGCGTCGCCATCCACATAGGCAACGCCTCGCGCGCCCAGCGTGACAATCACGTGCCGCGCACCCTGCGCGTGGAGATCCGCGGCGGCATCCAGAGCCGCTTCCGGCGAATCGACCGGCCGCGCTGTGAGCAACGCGGCTTCGGTTTCATTCGGGATCAGGTAATCGCAGGCGGCGAGCCACGGGGTCGGCAATGGACCGATCGCAGGTGCCGGATTCAGGATGACCGTCTTGCCAAGCCGCTGGCCCAGCTTGAGCGCACATTCCACCGCATCCGGTGGTGATTCCAACTGACAGACGATCACGCGTGCGCGCTCGAACGCGGCACGCTGCGCTTCGATCATCGTTGGCGTCAGCATTTCGTTGGCGCCGGCCACGATGACGATGGTGTTCTGGCCGCTGTTGGCCACGGTCACGCACGCGATGCCGGTCGCCGCCCCGGCGTGCACCGACACCATCGATGTGTCCACGCCTTCGCGGCGCAGGCCCTCGCGCAACGCGGTGCCGTACGCGTCATCACCCACGCAGCCGAGCATGGCGACACGGGCCCCCAGGCGTGCGGCTGCCACGGCCTGGTTGGCGCCCTTGCCGCCGGGGATGGTTTCCAGCGCAGGGGCTGCAACCGTTTGCCCGGGACGCGGCAAGCGGGGCGTGCGGATCACGAGATCCATGTTCAGGCTGCCGACGATCAGCACGTCGGCAGCGGGGTGCGCAGAAGAGGCGGAAGGGCGCTTGGCCACCATGTCGGGACGACGTCGAAAGCGTGAAAGGAAGACGGAATCAGGCGGCGCGGGCCGGGCGTTCGGGTTCGGCGGTCGACTCGCGCAAGGACAGGCGCGGCGGCAGCACGATGCGGCGTGCGCGCGGCTCTTCCACAGGATGCCGCAGGGCGTTGTCGCCGAGATGCTCGAGCAGCGTCTGCGCGGTGGTCTCGCCGAGTTGGCGGATCGATTGGCCGACCGTGGACAGCGCCGGATAGACGTAGCGGCTCAGTTCGATGTCGTCAAAGCCGATCACCGATAGGGCCTTCGGAACGGGAATGCCCAGCTCGGCGGCGGCGCGCAGTGCGCCGATGCCCATCAGATCGTTGCCGGCAAAGATCGCGGTGGGCATTTCGCCCTCGGTCAGCAACTGGCGCGCGGCGCGGTAGCCGCCGGGGCTGGTGAAATCGCCTTCGGCAATGCGGGCGGCGGCTTCGGGCACACCCGCCTCGCGCAGCGCGCGGTGGAATCCGGCCAGGCGCTCTGCCGTCACGCTCAGCGACGATGGACCGCTGATGCAGGCAATACGGCGGTGGCCGAGGTCCAGCAGATGCTTGGTCGCAAGGTAGGCGCCTTCTTCGTGGTCGACCTGGACCTGATCGGCCTGGATGCCTTCAGTCGGGCGGTCGACCATCACGATGGGCAGGGCGGATTCACCGAGCGCTTCGATCAATGCCGTGTCGGGCCCGGCGCTGCTGACGATGATGCCGTCGACGCGTTTTTCCATCAGCACGCGCAGGTAGTCGCGCTGCTTGCGGGGGTCGTCGTCGGAGTTGCAGAGGATGACGCTGTAGCCGGCGGCGGCGCACACGTCTTCAATGCCCCGCGCCAGCTCTGCAAAGTAGGGGTTGGTGGCCGTGGGCACGAGCACGCCGATGGTGCGCGTGGTGCGGTGCTTGAGCGAGCGGGCCACGGCGCTGGGCACGTAGCGAGTGGCCCGGATGGCTTCTTCCACGCGCTTGCGCGTCTCGGCGTTGACTGGCCTTGTGTTGTTGATGACGTGCGAGACGGTGGTGAACGAAACTCCGGCCAGCGCGGCCACATCCTTGATGGTTGCCATGACGATCTCCTCGGTCTCTTAATGGTGCTTGCTGCGGTTGCGCTTGCTGCGATAGGTATCCATGACCACGGCTGCGACGATGACCGCGCCCGTGATGATGCGTTTGGTGGGCTCGGAGGCGCCAATCTGCGCAAGGCCCGATTCGAGCACCGAGATGATCAGCACGCCGAACAGCGTGCGCACGACCGACCCCCGCCCGCCCATCAGGCTCGTGCCGCCGATCACCACGGCCGCGATCACCTGCAGTTCCATGCCGACGCCAGCATTCGGATCGGCGGCTTCCAGGCGCGAGACCTGGAACAACGCAGCCAGGCCCGAGAGCAGCCCCATCAGCGCGAACACCGCAATCTTGTATGGGCGCGGATTCACGCCCGCCAGCCGCACGGCTTCTTCATTGGTGCCGATGGCTACCAGGTAGCGGCCGAACACCGTGCGCACCAGCACGATCTGGCCAACCACCGTGATGGCAACCGCAATCAGGAACGACGGCGCGATGCCCAGCGCGATCGGGTTGGCGAGCCAGTCGACCGCGCTGCCGATGTACACGGTGCGCGAATCGGTAAGGCTGTAGGCGAGGCCGCGCGCCATTTCCAGCACGCCCAGTGACACGATGAACGACGGGATGCCCCAGTGCACCGTGACTGCGCCGGTCAGCATGCCGGCCGCCGTGGCCAGCGCCACGCCCGCCAGCGCTGCGGGCAACACGCCCCAGCCGAACTTGGTCATGGCCACGGACAGCACCGACGCCGACAGCGCCAGCACCGAGCCAACCGACAGATCAATGCCGCCGATCATCAGGATGAACGTCATGCCCACCGCCATCACCAGCAGGTCGGGGATCTCGTTGGCGATGGTCGTGAACGTGGGCAGCGAGAAGAACGTCGGCGACAGCGTGCCGAACAGTACCAGCATGGCGACCAGCGCAGCGAGCAACCCGCCAATCGTGCCAAGCGACATGCCCAGCGCCGCGCGCGCGCCGGCAGTCGCAGCGGGCGGCGTCGGGGGCAGGGTGGAATCAGAGCGCATCTGCGGTCTCCGAGGGGAATTGAGGTGCAGGGGACTCGGATTCTTCCGATTCACCGAAGGCAGCGGCGAGCAACGCGTCCTGGCTCCAGCCACCGCGTTGGAAGATGTGGGTGAGGCGTCCGGCGCGCATAACGCCAATGCGATCACACAGTTGCATGAGTTCGCGCAGATCGCTCGACACCACGACCAGCGCCTTGCCTCGCGCGGCCAACGCCTCGAGCAGCGTGTAGATGTCGAATTTGGCGCCGACATCGACGCCTCGCGTCGGCTCATCGAACAGCAGCACAGGCGTGTCGCGCTCCAGCCAGCGGGCAATGGCCACTTTCTGCTGATTGCCGCCGGACAGCTCTCCCACCGGCTGTTGCGGACCCGCGCACCGGACACGCAGGGCACCAATGTGCCGGTGCGCCAGCGCTCGCTCTTGCGCAGGTTGCAGCCACCCCCGTTTCGTCACGACCGGCATGTTGCCTAGCGCGATGTTGGTCGCGATGGGCAGGCTCAGCATCAAGCCTTCGTCCTTGCGGTCTTCGGTGAGCAGGCTGATGCCGTTGCGTACCGCGTCGCCTGGCGAGCGGATGCGCACCGGCGCCAGCGGTGAGCCCGCTTCGACAGTGCCCGCGTCCGCACGGTCTGCACCGAAGATCAACCGCAGCACTTCCGTGCGCCCCGCGCCGACCAGCCCCGCGATGCCAAAGATTTCCCCCGGCGCCACGTCAAAGCTCACGTCGCGCACCGCCGGCGTACGCGTGAGGCCGGTGACCCGCAGCGCCGGTGAGCCGTCACCGGGCCACGGCGCGCGCGTGGCACGTTGCGTTTCGGATGCCGCGGCCACTTCGCGACCGACCATCGCCTGGATCAGCGCATCCTGCGTGACCGTCGCAGCCGGCGCATCGGTCACGAGCTTGCCGTCACGCAGCACGACGATGCGATCGGCAATGCGCGCGAGTTCGTCCAGTCGATGAGAGATGTAGAGGATCGCCACGCCTTCGCGGCGCAGCGCGTCGATGCGCTCGAACAGCGTGGCGCTCTCGTGCGCGCTCAGCATCGCCGTCGGCTCGTCGAGGATCAGCACACGGCATGCGCTGGCCAGCGCGCGGGCAATCTCGATCATCTGCCGGTGGCCGATGCCGAGCGTCTGGACGGGCGTCCACGGGTCGAGGTCCAGGCCGACGCGAGCGAGCGCTTGTGCGGCCCGATGGCGCAACGCGGAGCGATCCACGAACCCGAGCCGCCGGGGCAGGTCGCCCAGGAACAGGTTTTCGGCCACCGTCAGTGTGGGCACCATGCTCAGTTCCTGCAGCACCATGCGCACGCCCAGCGCTTCGGCTGCGCTGCGCGAATCGGGTGCGTACAGCGCGCCAGCGAGCGTCATCGACCCGGAAGTCGCCGTCTCAAGCCCGCAGAGGATCTTGGAGAGCGTGCTCTTGCCGGCGCCGTTCTCCCCCGTCAGGGCAAGCACCTCGCCCGCGTGCACGTCAAGATCGATATCTCGCAGCACGGGGGCGGCGTAGTGCTTGCTGAGCGCGGAGACGCGCAGCAGCGGCGTGCGGGGTTCGTAAGCGGCAGACATGGCTGGCGGCGCCTGGCCGGTCTGTGGCGTCAGGAGCGCGTGACGAGGTTGACCGGTGTCTCGACGACACCTGACAGCTTCGCCTGCGGCGTCTTGGAGGCCAACGCCTTCAGCGCGGTTTCGATGCCGTAGACGGCTTGCTGATCGGCGTGCTGATCGGCAGTCGCGACGACACGCCCATCCGCCAGCATGGCCTTGATGGCGTCGATGTTGTCATAGCCGCCAATCAGCACCTTGCCCAGCTTGCCGGCTGCGCGCACTGCCGAGACGGCGCCGATCGCCATGTTGTCGTTGCCGCACAGCAGCGCCTTCAGGTTGGGCTCGGAGCGCAGCATGGCGGCCGCCACCTTGTTGCCCTTGTCGATCTCCCACTCGCCCGATTGCACGCCTGCGATCTTCAGCTTGGCGGCCTCTGCCGCGTCCTTGAAGCCGGCGGTGCGCTGCTGGGCGTTCGTGGTGGTCGGAATGCCTTCGATGATGCCCACGGCATCGCCCGGCTTGAGCGACTTGGCGACGAAGTCGCCCACCAATCGCGCGCCCTTGCGGTTGTCCGGCCCCACGAAAGGCACGTTAAGGCCTTTTTCCGAGAGCGCCGCCGGGTCCAGCCGGTTGTCGATGTTGATGACGAGAATGCCCGCGTCCACAGCCTTCTTGACGACGGGCACCAACGCTTTGGAGTCGGCCGGCGCGAGCACCAGCGCATCCACACGCGCCACGAGCATCTGCTCGACCAGGCGAATCTGCCCGGCGGTGTCGGTTTCGTCGCGAATGCCGTTGGTCAGCAGCGTGTAGTCCGACGCGTGCTCCTTTTGATGCTTGCGGGCGCCGTTCTCCATGGTCAGGAAGAACTCGTTGGCGAGCGACTTCATGACCAGCGCCACCTTGGGCGGCTTGTTGGCGGCATGCGCGAGCGAAAACGGGAACGGCAGAGCAGCGGCTACGGCAGAGCCCACGCCAAGTTGCAGGGCGCGGCGACGGCGGATATCCATGGTGTCTCCTCCAGGAAGAGGCCTGTCTGAGGCGGGTGGGTGCGGGGCGTCGCTGCCGTGTCACGCCGTAAGGCATTCCTAAGGGCAATCGCGCCTCGCTCTTCGCAAACGTTTGCGTACCTCAAAGTCTCGGCTACCGCGCAACAGAAGTCAATGAAATTGCGCTCGTCACCGCATAAGGAAAAACCCCTAGCGACGGTGCGTTCGCGACGGGCGTCCAAGTTGCGCCGCGGAAGTGGCTGGATAGCCCTATCGGACGTGGTTGATTGTTTTGGTCCACAATACGGCCTGCCGCGTGGCCATCCCGTTTTTCGGGCTTCGCAAATCCCCTTGCTGCGACGCGGAATCCCCCGACACCTTAGTTGACCGATTTTGTCGGGTTCCTTTATACTTGAGCAAAACGATCAGGTATTTCCCCGACGCCATGAGATTGACCACCAAAGGCCGCTTTGCGGTCACCGCCATGATTGACTTGGCGCTACGCCAAGAGCAGGGCCCGGTCACGCTGGCTGGCATCAGCCAGCGTCAGAAAATTTCGCTGTCGTATCTGGAGCAGCTGTTCGGCAAACTGCGCCGCCACGAAATCGTGGAAAGCGTGCGCGGCCCGGGCGGCGGCTACAGCCTCGCGCGCCGTGCCGACGACGTGACCGTTGCTGACATCATCATCGCCGTGGATGAGCCGCTCGATGCGACCCAATGCGGCGGCAAGGGCAACTGCGGCGGCGAAGAGCATGTCGGCGGCCATACCGGCCGCTGCATGACGCACGACCTGTGGGCCACGCTCAATCAGAAGATGGTCGAGTATCTCGATTCGGTGTCGCTGCAGAACCTGGTCGATCAGCAACGGGAGCGTCAGCCCGAAGTGATCCAGGACATGCGTGAAGCGCGTCCGGCGCGCCGCGAACGTGCCCCGGCACGCGCGCGCAGTGTCGACGCGCCGGCCGCCACCTCGGTGGCCGCCGAGCCGGTCAAGCGCGCCCCGCTGGTCAACTCCGTTTTCAGTCTGGCGCAATCCTGATTGCGCGAGCGTGAGGCCGGCCACGACGCCAGCCCCGCACAAGAACACCGCCCCCACACAAGGCAGACAAGATATGAGCACCCTGCAACTTCCCATCTACATGGACTATTCCGCGACGACGCCGGTGGACCCGCGCGTTGTCGACAAGATGATTCCGTATCTGCGCGAGAGCTTCGGCAACCCGGCTTCGCGCAGCCACCCGTTTGGCTGGGAAGCCGAGAAGGCCGTCGAGACTGCGCGCGAGCAAGTGGCTGCGCTGGTGAATGCCGATCCGCGCGAAATCGTCTGGACGTCCGGCGCCACCGAATCCGACAACCTGGCAATCAAGGGCGCTGCCAACTTCTACAGCAGCAAGGGCAAGCACATCATCACAGTGAAGACCGAGCACAAGGCTGTGCTGGACACCACGCGTGAGCTGGAGCGCCAGGGCTTCGAAGTGACGTATCTGGACGTGAAGGACAACGGCCTGATCGATATCGACGTCTTCAAGCAAGCCATCCGCCCCGACACCATCCTCGCCTCGGTGATGATGGTGAACAACGAGATCGGCGTCATTCAAGACATCGAAACGCTGGGCGAAATCTGCCGCGAAAAGGGCGTGATCTTCCACGTCGATGCTGCCCAGGCCACGGGCAAGGTTGAAATTGACCTGCAGAAGCTGAAGGTCGACCTGATGTCGTTCTCGGCGCATAAGACGTATGGTCCGAAGGGCATCGGGGCGCTGTACGTGCGCCGTAAGCCGCGTATCCGCATCGAAGCGCAAATGCACGGCGGTGGCCACGAGCGCGGCATGCGTTCGGGCACGCTGGCGACGCATCAGATCGTCGGCATGGGCGAGGCCTTCCGTATCGCCAAGGAAGAAATGGCGACCGAGAACGAGCGCATCCGCATGCTGCGCGATCGCCTGTATCGCGGCCTCAACACGATGGAAGAGGTGTATGTGAACGGCGACATGGAAGCGCGTGTGCCGCACAACCTCAACATCAGCTTCAACTTCGTGGAAGGCGAGTCGCTGATCATGGCGATCAAGGACGTCGCCGTGTCGTCGGGCTCGGCCTGCACGTCGGCCTCGCTGGAACCTTCGTACGTGCTGCGTGCGCTGGGTCGCAACGATGAACTGGCGCACAGCTCGATCCGCTTCACGGTGGGCCGCTTCACCACGGAAGAAGAAGTCGATTACGTGATCGAACTGCTCAAGAGCAAGATCGGCAAGCTGCGCGACCTGTCTCCGCTGTGGGAGATGTACAAGGACGGCGTGGATCTGAACAGCATTCAATGGGCGGCGCACTAAGGCGCGGCGTTTGACGAACAACGGATAACGGCGCCCCCGCGCCAGCCAACGATTGATAGAGGTGTGAA from Ralstonia pickettii encodes the following:
- a CDS encoding LacI family DNA-binding transcriptional regulator, with the translated sequence MATIKDVAALAGVSFTTVSHVINNTRPVNAETRKRVEEAIRATRYVPSAVARSLKHRTTRTIGVLVPTATNPYFAELARGIEDVCAAAGYSVILCNSDDDPRKQRDYLRVLMEKRVDGIIVSSAGPDTALIEALGESALPIVMVDRPTEGIQADQVQVDHEEGAYLATKHLLDLGHRRIACISGPSSLSVTAERLAGFHRALREAGVPEAAARIAEGDFTSPGGYRAARQLLTEGEMPTAIFAGNDLMGIGALRAAAELGIPVPKALSVIGFDDIELSRYVYPALSTVGQSIRQLGETTAQTLLEHLGDNALRHPVEEPRARRIVLPPRLSLRESTAEPERPARAA
- a CDS encoding ABC transporter permease, which gives rise to MRSDSTLPPTPPAATAGARAALGMSLGTIGGLLAALVAMLVLFGTLSPTFFSLPTFTTIANEIPDLLVMAVGMTFILMIGGIDLSVGSVLALSASVLSVAMTKFGWGVLPAALAGVALATAAGMLTGAVTVHWGIPSFIVSLGVLEMARGLAYSLTDSRTVYIGSAVDWLANPIALGIAPSFLIAVAITVVGQIVLVRTVFGRYLVAIGTNEEAVRLAGVNPRPYKIAVFALMGLLSGLAALFQVSRLEAADPNAGVGMELQVIAAVVIGGTSLMGGRGSVVRTLFGVLIISVLESGLAQIGASEPTKRIITGAVIVAAVVMDTYRSKRNRSKHH
- the iscR gene encoding Fe-S cluster assembly transcriptional regulator IscR, whose product is MRLTTKGRFAVTAMIDLALRQEQGPVTLAGISQRQKISLSYLEQLFGKLRRHEIVESVRGPGGGYSLARRADDVTVADIIIAVDEPLDATQCGGKGNCGGEEHVGGHTGRCMTHDLWATLNQKMVEYLDSVSLQNLVDQQRERQPEVIQDMREARPARRERAPARARSVDAPAATSVAAEPVKRAPLVNSVFSLAQS
- the rbsK gene encoding ribokinase, with protein sequence MVAKRPSASSAHPAADVLIVGSLNMDLVIRTPRLPRPGQTVAAPALETIPGGKGANQAVAAARLGARVAMLGCVGDDAYGTALREGLRREGVDTSMVSVHAGAATGIACVTVANSGQNTIVIVAGANEMLTPTMIEAQRAAFERARVIVCQLESPPDAVECALKLGQRLGKTVILNPAPAIGPLPTPWLAACDYLIPNETEAALLTARPVDSPEAALDAAADLHAQGARHVIVTLGARGVAYVDGDAGQLMPAPVAQAIDTTAAGDTFVGALAAVLAEGAAPSAAIAFGQAAAAVSVTRLGAQPSIPFRSELGAPAAPAPH
- a CDS encoding sugar ABC transporter substrate-binding protein, whose amino-acid sequence is MDIRRRRALQLGVGSAVAAALPFPFSLAHAANKPPKVALVMKSLANEFFLTMENGARKHQKEHASDYTLLTNGIRDETDTAGQIRLVEQMLVARVDALVLAPADSKALVPVVKKAVDAGILVINIDNRLDPAALSEKGLNVPFVGPDNRKGARLVGDFVAKSLKPGDAVGIIEGIPTTTNAQQRTAGFKDAAEAAKLKIAGVQSGEWEIDKGNKVAAAMLRSEPNLKALLCGNDNMAIGAVSAVRAAGKLGKVLIGGYDNIDAIKAMLADGRVVATADQHADQQAVYGIETALKALASKTPQAKLSGVVETPVNLVTRS
- a CDS encoding site-specific recombinase; amino-acid sequence: MFKFLLSPWRKWRDSRHASHQLDAILAQFEPTRSLAERNEWLIELAYWLRRADRPAGAASESWRYARLRYLLQVLENNPALAERVGRTLRSIVQDNDPVSLLCDTGLSSRSGFWSELLDRWQARLLPPAPNQPQLATLFALMFVGPTDAQWVDGLDDELVARLHALFRAGMTADELAAGQTRLERSLGIGIQILISQVRAAGLSRGIRSRMDHAEITDSPFYLLADAANAIFLERPNAELASPERFLQELNYFRAVLDRCRTATASVYQHLDENGVSVEVVFQVERMKAWLGRIDLLLTAWADAKGSRRFVHMTAELVSASQHRRSVGYLIRSTFADLARKVVERSAQSGEHYITRDSKEYGAMVKAAAGGGVITAATVYIKFLITGAHLSRFTEGLFASINYAVSFLGIHFAHFTLATKQPAMTAPALAHRLDQVGRPEGLDRFVDDTVAMIRSNAAAIAGNLVAVAPVAFLVQWLAGRFFHADLISAAKAMATIDSFSILGPTPLYAIFTGVLLWASSLAAGWADNWFALHRVHDVIAYHRRLRFMVGPQGAQRIASFWKRNLSGIVANVSLGFMLGLGPEILSFFGPHMEVRHVTLSTGAVATAVGVLGPSVMHTTAFWLAVAGIALMGVLNVLVSFALAFNMAMRSRNLRGVDRKRVTGAVWRRILRDPLCLLVPRPPTASTPPSTSTPV
- a CDS encoding IscS subfamily cysteine desulfurase, with amino-acid sequence MSTLQLPIYMDYSATTPVDPRVVDKMIPYLRESFGNPASRSHPFGWEAEKAVETAREQVAALVNADPREIVWTSGATESDNLAIKGAANFYSSKGKHIITVKTEHKAVLDTTRELERQGFEVTYLDVKDNGLIDIDVFKQAIRPDTILASVMMVNNEIGVIQDIETLGEICREKGVIFHVDAAQATGKVEIDLQKLKVDLMSFSAHKTYGPKGIGALYVRRKPRIRIEAQMHGGGHERGMRSGTLATHQIVGMGEAFRIAKEEMATENERIRMLRDRLYRGLNTMEEVYVNGDMEARVPHNLNISFNFVEGESLIMAIKDVAVSSGSACTSASLEPSYVLRALGRNDELAHSSIRFTVGRFTTEEEVDYVIELLKSKIGKLRDLSPLWEMYKDGVDLNSIQWAAH
- a CDS encoding sugar ABC transporter ATP-binding protein; the protein is MSAAYEPRTPLLRVSALSKHYAAPVLRDIDLDVHAGEVLALTGENGAGKSTLSKILCGLETATSGSMTLAGALYAPDSRSAAEALGVRMVLQELSMVPTLTVAENLFLGDLPRRLGFVDRSALRHRAAQALARVGLDLDPWTPVQTLGIGHRQMIEIARALASACRVLILDEPTAMLSAHESATLFERIDALRREGVAILYISHRLDELARIADRIVVLRDGKLVTDAPAATVTQDALIQAMVGREVAAASETQRATRAPWPGDGSPALRVTGLTRTPAVRDVSFDVAPGEIFGIAGLVGAGRTEVLRLIFGADRADAGTVEAGSPLAPVRIRSPGDAVRNGISLLTEDRKDEGLMLSLPIATNIALGNMPVVTKRGWLQPAQERALAHRHIGALRVRCAGPQQPVGELSGGNQQKVAIARWLERDTPVLLFDEPTRGVDVGAKFDIYTLLEALAARGKALVVVSSDLRELMQLCDRIGVMRAGRLTHIFQRGGWSQDALLAAAFGESEESESPAPQFPSETADAL